ATCGACGAGCCGCAGGCCGAGAATCCCCCCGATGGCGCGCCGATCGACTACTGGCTCCCCGACGACGCGTCCCGGGTGTCGCTGGAGATCGTCGACGCCGCGGGCACCGTCGTGCGGCGCGTCGCGAGCGACGACGCGCCGGAGCCGCTCGTCGAGGGGCGCAACATCCCCGACTGGTGGATCCGGCCGTCGCAGCCGCTGCCTAACGGCGCCGGGATGCACCGCTGGGTGTGGGACCTCCACGAGACGACGCCCGACGCGCCGCGCTTCGAGTACCCGATCTCCGCCGTGCTCCGCAACACGCCGCGCGAGCCGCGCGGGCCGTGGGCGATGCCCGGCCGGTACACCGTGCGGCTCACCGTCGCGCGCGGCGACTCGGCGCGCGTCTTCACGCAGCCGCTCGACGTCCGCATGGATCCACGCGTCGCCACGCCGAGCGCGGCGCTCGCCGCGCGGCACGCGCTCGCCCGCCGGCTCGCCGACGGGATGCACCGCGCCGCCGTCGCGCGCCGCGCGGCCGGAAGCGCGGCGACCCGCGCCGACTCGCTCGCACGCGCGGCCGACGACCTGCTCGCGCTGTACGAGATCGTGCAGGGCGCCGACGTCGCGCCCGCGTCGCAGACCGCTGCCGCGATCGACGCGCGCCTCCGCGCGCTCGACGTGATGCTCGGGCGTCCCACCTCGGGAGGTGCTCGATGACCGCGCCGAAGCTCGAGGTGTGGCAGCGCGGGCCGGTGGCCGGCGTGCCGGCGCTGCTGCAGCCGGCGGCGCACGCGATGCTGCAGGCGCGCGAGGAGCTCGAGGCGATCGCGCGCGGGCTCACCACGGAGCAGCTGTGGGCGCGTCCGGCCGGCGTCGCGGCGGTGGGGTTCCACGTCGCGCACGTGGCGGGCGTGCTCGACCGGCTGCTCACGTACGCGCGCGGCGAGTCGCTGTCGCGCGAGCAGCGCGTGGCGTTAGGCGCCGAGCCCGAGCCCGGTGACCCGCCGCGCGACGCTGCGGCGCTGCTCGACGCGCTCGCGCGCGCCGTCGACCGCGCGCTCGATCAGCTGCGCGCGACCGATCCGGCGACGCTCGTCGAGCCGCGCGAGCTCGGCCGGCTGAAGATCCCGACCACCGTGGGAGGACTCCTCTTCCACGCGGCGGAGCACGCGCAGCGGCACGTCGGTCAGGCGCTCGTCACGGCGCGCGTGGCGAGCGGCGGGGCGTAGCGCGCGCGCCACGTCGACGGCACGCGACCGGCATCGTAGGTTGGGGCCATGCCGACCCCCGAGCCGCTGTCCCCGCACCAGGTCGACGCGCTGCTGCGCCCCGACCCACGCTCCACCGCCGCCGACATGCTGGTGCTCCGCGACGCGCTCCTGCGACTCGGCGACGCCTGGGAGCAGCTCGCGGAGGCAGCCGGCGCGCTGCATCAGGTGGCCGACGAGATCGCGCGGGCGCGCCGACCGGAGCGCGCCGACTGAGGGCTAGTCTTCCGTGTTCAGCCGCCGCACGCCCTGACCGATGATCAGGAGCGCCGAGAGCGGGACGAGCAGGTGGAAGAGCCCGTGCATGCCGAGGACGATGAAGCCGAAGGCCCAGGCGATCAGCAGGATCGCGCCAAGAAGACCGGGGAGCCCGAGGGTCTGTCGCGTCAGCATGGTGCACGCCTCCGTGGATGTATCCTCATCATCCCTCCGGTCACCGGCGGCCGCAAGAGCGGGTGGCCCGGCGCTCGCATCCCGGGGACTCCACGCATCAGCCGCGCGACCATGAGCGCCACCTTCGAGGAGCATTCCGACCGGCACGTCTGGACGCTGCACGATCACCGGGTGACGCAGCTCGTCGTCGAGCTGGGCGCGGCGCGGCTGGTGACGTGGACGCTGCACGCCTCGCTCGACGTCCGGCTCGGCGTGCCGTTCGTGGTGCGGCAGGCCGACGGCGACGACCGCCCGGCCGATCCCGACGAGCCGGAGCAGCTCGCTCCGCTGCTCACGCTCGTCGGGCGGTGGCTCGAGACGCTCACCGCGACCGCCGACGGGGCGCTCGTCCTCGCGTTCAGCGACGGCACCGAGCTGCGCATCGCGGCCGACCCACGCTACGAGGCGTGGCAGGTGCAGGGCGGCGGCGCGCTCGAGGGGCTGGCGTACGTGGGGCGGCCGGGCGGCGGCACGCCCTGGTGATAGGGCGTTACGGCGTATCTAGCGGGACGATGCGCACCGTGTTCGCCGAGTCGAGCACCGCGACGCGGCGAGCCTGGTTCGCGGCGATCGGGATCGCGATGTGGGCGAGCGTGTTCGACGCCGTCACGCTGGTCGCGCCGGCGGGGGTGACGTAGACCTCCCACGTCCCGGGTGGTGCCTGGATGTACGACGTGCTCGCGCCGTACGGGTGCGGGAACATGAACGTCACCGGCGTCGGGAAATCGGCCTGCTTGCGCCACACGTAGATCGCCGGCGCCTTCGCCGCGAGGTGCACGGCCTGGAGCTTCGCCGTTCCCGGCGCCGGGATCGCGCCGGTGTCGGCGAGGGCGACCGCGGAGACCGAGCCGGTCGTCGTGCCGAGGGCCGCGACGAGCAGCGGCGCCGCGGTCGACGCCTCGAGCTGCGTCGTGGCGGCAGTGCCGCCGCCGATCGGGCGCAGCTCGAGGCGTCGCGATCCCGGCGCCAGCGGGAGCACCGGCGAGATCGTCGCCGGCTCGAGCCGGCCGAGCAGCGCCATCCCGTCCGCCCAGACCTCGACGGGCGTGGTGGCGCCGTTCACGACGCGCAGCTCCGCGTGCCCCGGTCCGGCCGCCGACGGCGCGTCGGAGCATCCGACGGCCGCGGCGACGAGAAGCAGCGCGAGTGCGGCGGAGCGGTGCGCGTCGGTCATCGGTCAGGACCCCTTGCGAGCCTTGCGGCTCACGAGCTTCTGCAGTGACTTGCCCGTGCGGTGCGCCTGGGCCTCGGTCTGGCTGCCAGCCTTATGGGCCGCATCGCGCACATTGTTCCCCGTGCGGTGCGTCTCGCTGCGCACGTTCTTGCCGACCTGCTCCGGCGTCAGCGGCTTGTCGCTGTCCACCGACGGCTTCGGCAGCGGCTGGGCGCCCGAGGTGAGCGGCGCGTCGCCGTTGAACTTGTTGTAGTCGCCGGTGCGCGCGTCGCGGCTGACGAGGCGCGCGGCCGACTTGCCGGTGCGCTGCGCCTGCTTCTCCGTCTGGTTGCCGGCCTTCCGGACCGCGTCCTGGGTGCGCGCGCCGGCGCGATGCACCTCGCTGCGGATGTTCTTGCCGACCTGCTTCAGCGTGACCGGCTTGTCCGGCTTGTCCTGCGCCCCGGCGGTCGCCGCGACGGCGGCGAAGGCGGAGGCGGTGGCGAGAATTCGAAGGCAACGAAGCATCGGGTGACTCCCGGTTCTCTATGTTTGGGTGCCGAGCGCCCGGCGGCGGCTGAGCCGCGGCGGCTCCGGTGGGTCTCGAGTAGGCAAGACCCGGGCACAAGCGACCATCCGTTTGCCCCTTTTCCCCCTCTACGCGTCCCATTTCTTCGCCGATGTCCGCGCCCCGTTTCCGCGTGGCCGAGCCCGCCGACGCGGAGCAGCTCATCGGGCTCATGGTCAGAACGTTCCGCGAGACGTACAGCTCCGACCACTTCGGCATCTGCCGGCCGGCCGACGTCGAGGAATACATCGCCGAGTACTTCGGTCCGGAGGTTCAGCAGGCCGAGCTCGCCGACCCGGCGATGCGGACCATCCTCGCCGACTGCGACGGTGAGCTGGCCGGGTACGGGCAGCTGCGGCTCGGGTCGGCGTCGCCGGCCGCGCCGGGTCCGCGGCCGTGCGAGGTCGCGCGCTTCTACGTGGACCGGCCGTGGCAGGGGCGCGGGCTCGCCGCGCAGCTCATGCGCGAGTGCATCCGCGCCGCGGGCGACGCCGACCCCCTGTGGCTCGGCGTGTACGAGCACAACCGTCGGGCGCGGGCGTTCTACGCGAAGTGCGGCTTCGTGCCCGTCGGGCGCTCGACGTTCCGGATGGGCGGCGACGTGCAGGACGATTGCATCCTGGCCCTTCAACCGAATCGACCGTGACCATGGACCGTCGCGCCTTCGTCGCCGCAGTGGCGATATCGGGACTCGGGACTCGGGACTCGGGACTCGCGCCCCCCGAGTCCCGAGTCCCGAGTCCCGAGTCCCGAGTCCCCGGTCCCGAGCTCGAAGAAGCGACGCTCGACGACCTGCAGGGGATGATGGCGTCGGGCCGCCACACGTCGCGCTCCATCACGCAGCTCTACCTCGACCGCATCGCGACGCTCGACCGCGCCGACGGCGATCGGCCCGGCGTGAACTCGGTGATCGAGCTCAATCCCGATGCGCTGCAGATCGCCGACGCGATGGACGCCGAGCGGAAGGCGGGGCGCGTGCGCGGGCCGCTGCACGGCGTGCCGGTGCTCGTGAAGGACAACATCGACACCGCGGACCGCATGGAGACGACGGCGGGGTCGCTCGCCCTCGTCGGCGCGGCGAAGCCGAAGGACGCGTTCGTCGCGGAGCGGCTGCGCGCGGCGGGCGCGGTATTGCTCGGCAAGACGAACCTCAGCGAGTGGGCGAACTTCCGATCCACGCACTCGGTGAGCGGGTGGAGCGGCCGCGGCGGACAGACGCGCAACCCGTACGCGCTCGACCGCAACCCGTGCGGCTCGAGCTCCGGCTCGGGCGCGGCCGCATCGGCGAGCTTCTGCGCCGTCGCCGTCGGCACGGAGACCGACGGCTCGGTGGTGTGTCCGTCGTCGACGAACGGGCTCGTGGGGATCAAGCCGACGTTGGGCCTCGTGAGCCGCGCCGGCATCGTGCCCATCGCGCACAGCCAGGACACCGCCGGGCCGATGACGCGCACCGTGCGCGACGCGGCGATCCTGCTCGGCGTGCTCGCGGGCGCGGACCCGCGCGATCCGCTCACCGCGTCGTCGCGCGGGCACGCGGAGCGCGACTACACGCGCCATCTCGACGCGAACGGGCTGAAGGGCGCGCGCATCGGCGTGTCGCGCAAGTCGATGGGCTTCAGCCGCGACGTCGACCGGCTCGTGGAGGACGCGCTCGACGTGATGAAGCGCGCCGGCGCGACGATCGTGGATCCGGCGAACCTCCCGACCGACGGGCAGTTCGACGCGGCGGAGGGGGAGGTGCTGCGCTACGAGTTCAAGGCGGACCTGAACGCGTACCTCGCCGCGCGCGGCGTTAGGCTCGACGGCGCGCCGGCGACGCTGCAGTCGCTGATCGACTGGAACGCGCGGCACGCCGACCGCGAGATGCCGTACTTCGGCCAGGAGCTGTTCGAGCAGTCGCAGGCAAAGGGGCCGCTGACGACGCCGGCGTACCGGAGCGCGCTCGCGAAGAGCAAACGGCTGGCGGGAACCGAGGGGATCGATGCGGCGTTACGGGCGCACCGACTCGACGCGCTCGTCGCGCCGACGGGACAGCCGGCGTGGACGATCGACCTGCTGAACGGCGATCACTTCACCGGGGGCTACTCGTCGGCGTCGGCGGTGGCGGGGTACGCACACGTCACGGTGCCCGCGGGCATGGTGCACGGGCTGCCGGTGGGGCTATCGTTCTTCGCGGGTGCGTGGAGCGAGCCCACGCTGCTGCGGCTGGCGTACGCGTTCGAGCAGGCCACGAAGCACCGCCGGGCGCCGAGGTTTCTGGCGTCGGCGAATCTCGCCGAATGACGGATACGTAATGTGCGGTGGGTCGCCGGAGGTTGGCTACCGGGTGTGAATGATGCAGATTTCCGGCGCGGAACGAATGCGGTGTCGTGGGGTCCCACGAAACGTGTGTCGGGATGCCCGCACGACGGATGGGTTGGGTCCCTCGGATTTGTCGCGAGTCTCAACAAATCGAGGGTGGGGGGCGTAAGTGCTGGAACATGCGTCGCTCGTCCGTTGTGACGGGACCGACATGGGACAGCGGATCGCGGGTTGTTGTGCACGGATCGTCGCTGTACGCTGACTGCGAGGCAGTGTCTGGATCTGCCGGGCGAGAGCACGCAACCCACTCGGCCTTCTTCCCACGAGTGACCACGTGATTCGGGACGTTTCTCTCCCGCCGCTGATGGCATCCCCTCGCGCGACACGTCGCAGCTGGGCCACCTGGCAGCGTCGGACGATCGAAGCGGTCGTCGCGCTCCTGGCCTTCGCGATCTGGGGCCGGCTCGCGTACGTGGGCGGCTTCCGCCTGCTGGCCCGGTACTGGGGTTGGCACCTTGGCGGCTCGCTGCTCCTCGACGTGCTGAGCTTCTGCATCGGCGTGTCCGGCAGCATCGCCGGGATCGCCGCGGTCTGGGCGCTGGTCATGCGCGCACTCGGCCGCACCCCGACGTCCATCGTCGGTGCCCCGGACGACACGGCGGACGACTACCCGCAGCGCGAACGGTCGGGCGAGTACGTCGGGCGGTACTGACCGGGACAGGGCAAGAGGGCAGGAGGGCACGAAACGAGGGCAGGAGAGCCATCAGGCCTCCTGCCCTCGTTTCGTGCGTGCCCTCCTGCCCTCCTGCCCTCCTGCCCTCTTGCCCTGCCGTTAGGTTCCCCGCATGTCGTCCGTCTCGATCCGCGGCGCGCACGATCCGTATGCGGCGCTGCGCATCCCGAACTTCCGGTGGTACACGCTCGGCGCGCTGGCGCTGACGCTCTCGGGGCAGGTGCAGGAGCTCGTCGTCTCCTGGCAGGTCTACGACGTCACGCACGATCCGCTCTCGCTCGGCCTGATCGGGCTGGCCGAGGCGCTGCCGTTCATCGCGGTGGCGCTCGTCGCCGGGCACGTCGCCGACCACATCGACCGCCGGCGGCTCGCGCTCCTCTCGACCGCGGTGCTGCTCGGGTGCGCGGTGGCGCTGCTGGCGCTCGCGTTGTTCCCACTGCCGCCGCGCACGTTCGTGCGGCTGGTCTACGCGATCATCTTCGTCTCCGGCATCGGGCGCTCGTTCCTGCAGCCGGCGCGCGTGGCATTGAGCTCGGAGCTCGTGCCGCGCGAGACGCTGCCGAACGCGGTGACGTGGCGCAGCGTGACGTGGCAGATCGCCGCCGTCGGGGGGCCGGCGTTAGGCGGGCTGCTGTACGGCTTCGCCGGTGCGACGCCGGCATACGTCATCTGCGTCGTGCTGATGGTGCTCGCGTGCGGCGCGTTCTGGCTCATGCGCCACCGCTCGCCGGCGCGCGAGCATGCGGCGGTGCCGATCGCCGAGAGCCTGGGCGTCGGGCTCCGCTTCCTGAAGGCGCAGCCGGTGATACTCGGCGCGATGACGCTCGACCTGTTCTCGGTGCTGTTCGGCGGCGCGACCGCGCTGCTCCCAGTGTTCGCCGATCAGATCCTCCACGTCGGACCGAAGGGCTTGGGCGTGCTGCGCGCGGCGCCCGCGGCGGGAGCGGTGCTCATGTCGCTCGCCCTCGCGCACCGGCCGCCGTTCCGACGCGCCGGTCGCGCGCTGCTCGTCGCCGTCGCGCTGTTCGGGTGCTCGATGGTCGGGTTCGGGCTGTCGCGCAGCTTCGCGCTGTCGGTCGCGCTGCTGTTCTTCAGCGGCATCGTGGACATGGTGAGCGTCGTCATCCGCTCGACACTGCTGCAGGTCTTCACGCCCGAGCAGCTGCTCGGCCGCGTGTCGTCGGTGAACCAGATCTTCATCGGCTCGTCGAACGAGATCGGCGCCTTCGAGAGCGGCGTGGCGGCGAAGCTGCTCGGCGCCGCGCCGTCGGTGGTGTTCGGCGGCGCCGCGACGCTCGTCGTCGTCGCCGCGATCGGGTGGGGCGTACCGACACTGCGGCGGCTGCGCGGGATCGAGCCCCCCCCGACCGCGGCGGCGACCGCTTAACGTTAGGAATCCGTCACACTCCCGAGACCTCTCCATGCCTTCCCCGCGTCTCCTCCCCGGCCGACGTCTCGCGATGGGACTCGCCTTCGCGGCGGTCGCCTCCGGCGCCTGCGCCCGCGCCCGTCCGACCCCGGCGCCCGCCGAGGTCCGCATCACATCGGGCGAGCAGCTGCTCGGCGCGATGCACGACCGCTACGCCGGCAAGTGGTATCGCACGATGACGTTCCGGCAGACGACCACGCAGGTGCCGCCCCAGGGAGGCGCGGAGCGGAAGAGCACGTGGTACGAGACGATGATGCTGCCCGGACGGCTGCGCATCGACACGGATCTCGAGCGCGGCGGCGGGACGCTGTACGCGAACGACAGCACGTATCTCATCCTGAACAACGCGCTGCGCCGGAGCTTCGCCGGTCGCAACCCACTGCTCGTGCTCGGCTTCGACGTCTACGGGCAGCCGGCGACGCGCACGGCGGCGATCCTCAAGGATCTCGGCTTCCCGATGTCGCCGGTGCGCGACGGGGTGTGGGAGGGGCGGCCCGTGTGGATCGTCGGCGGCAGCGGCGCGACGGACCTGCACTCGCCGCAGATCTGGGTGGACAAGGAGCGCCTCGTGTTCGTGCGGCTGCTGCAGCCGTTCGTGGGCGACACGACGAAGACGAGCGACATCCGCTTCACCGACTACCGCCCGGCGGGGAACGGCTGGGTGGCGGCGCGCGTGGAGGCGTACGTCGGAGACCAGCGCACGCTCGTCGAGGAGTACAGCGACATCCGCGTCGATCCGCCGGTGAGCGAGACGATGTTCGACCCGCGGAAGTGGAACGCGGCGCCGCACTGGGCGAAGAGCAAGTAGCTGCGTCGCCGCGTCGCTGCGTCGCTGCGTAACGGCCCACGCAGCCACGCAGCTATGCGGTCTTCTCCTCGTCGTCGTCGTCCGGCGCGGCGTCGTGCTCGAGGAGATAGAGCGCCCGCACGGCGTCCTCGTGGCGGACGGCGAGGCGGACGCCGCGGAGCCAGCTGAGGGCGACCTGCATCCCGCCGGCGTCGTCGCGCAACAGCATCGACGGGATCTCGTGCGCGTCGAGGACGGCCTGCGCGACGTGCGCCTCGTACTCGTTCGCGAAGCTGGCGATCACGACGGGCGCAGACATCTCGGGGCGTCGTCCGGTTGCGGAAAGGGCATCGTGCGGCTCGATCGGATGCTACTGCCTGTCCACACGGCGTGCCACGCTGCGGGGCGTCATGGCCGCCGAGCGGGCGCGGACTCGTCGGCGCTCTCGATGCCGACGAGCGTGCGGCCGGTGCGGCTGCGGGCCCGCACGGCGTAGAGCAACTGGGCGTAGGCCACGTCTTCTGCCGTCGCGCGCGTCGTGGAGGCGTCGCCGACGGGGTGCATGACGGACGGCAGCCCGTACGGCGCGTGGCCGACGCCGAGCGCGTGGAGCAGCTCGTGGGTCACCACGCCGGGGTCGGCGAGCAGCGCGCGCGTGCGCATGGCGACCACGGCGTCGTAGAGATCGCCGTCGCCGTTCCAGCCGGCGGTCGTGAGCCCTTCGGCGCGGATGCGCGGGTCGAGCGTGACGACGATCCCCGCGAAGTCGGCGTCGCCGGCGGGGACGGTGGCGGGAACGAACACCGACATCCCGAGGTCGCGCTGGAGCTGCTCGGCGGCGCGCCAGAACGCCACCGAATCGGCGCGGGCGATCGGTCCCCCGCGCGCATCGTGGTCGAACGCGAGCTTCAGCGGCAGACGCTCGGCCGCCCACCCGACCGCCTCGCCGGCGTCCGGCGCGCCGCCGCGGCCGACGCGCGCGAGGTGCCAGAGCCGCAGCGCGTCGCGGAGACGGGAGCTGGCGATCGATGGCCGGATGGGGACCGTGGTTCCCGCATAGGTGCCGGCGGCAATGCGCCACCGTGTCGGCAGCAGCACGACGTCGACGTCGGCGAGCCGGTCGAGCGGGGTGTCGTCGAGCGCGGCGGCGTGGATGGCCGGGTCGTCGGGGACGACGCGGACGGTGGCGGCGCCGTCGAGCGGCCGGTCGGGACGGAGTACGAACCAGCCACCCGGCCCGGTCCACGCGCTGTCGGTCCAGCGTCCGACGCGCGCCACGACGCGCGCGCGAACGGGCGAATCGTCGGCCGCGACGACCCGGCCGCGGATGGCGGGCCGCACGACGAGTGGGGTGACGGTCTCACCGACCCGGCGCCAGGCGACGATGGAGGCGGTACCCGGCGCCCGCGGCGTGACGGTGCCGGCGGCCACCGTCGCGACCGACGGCTCCATCGACGTCCAGCGAAGGTCGCGCGCGATGGACGGCGGGGTGCCGTCGGGAACGGGCGGGGCGTCGAGCCGCAGCGTGTCCCCGAGCCAGATCGTGATGGCGGGGGCGGTCGTGCTGGTGAACGGGATGACGCGCGTCGGCCAGTCGGCGGGGTCGCCGTAGGCGCTGTCCGCCGTCGTCGGGATCCGGTCGGCGCTCGAATGGTACGGGGGCGAGGAATCGCGCGTAGCACCATGGGCGAAGGGGGGGGAGCCCCCCCTAGTACCTAGACGCAGCGAGTCGCGCCGCATCGCGACGGTCATCGTCTCGGGGGCCGACCGTTCGCCGACGACGGAGCGCCGGAGGGCGCCGAGCGCCCGCCCGAGTGCCGTCGTGTCGCCCGGCGCGGGGCGCGACGGTGCGCATGCCGCGAGCGCGATCGACGCGGCGAGAAAGCGCATGCAGGGCGGCCGGCGGCACGGTCGAGACGACATGGCTGGTGTGCTACCCTGCGTCCGGCGCGGCGTTGCGGCCAGCGTCGTGGCCGCGGGACGCGTACTCGGAGTGCCACACGCGCGTCGTTCGTCGCGTCGCGGCCCCGACCCGAACAGGAGATCTCCGTGCACGCTCACATCGCTCGCCTGCCGCGCCGCGCGGGCCGGACCGCGGCGCTCGCGGGATCGCTCGCCGCACTCGCGTGGACGGGTGCACCGCTCCGTGCCCAGGCGCCCGTCACGAAGGACGCGCCGG
This DNA window, taken from Gemmatirosa kalamazoonensis, encodes the following:
- a CDS encoding putative signal transducing protein, translating into MSAPVVIASFANEYEAHVAQAVLDAHEIPSMLLRDDAGGMQVALSWLRGVRLAVRHEDAVRALYLLEHDAAPDDDDEEKTA
- a CDS encoding DUF6188 family protein codes for the protein MSATFEEHSDRHVWTLHDHRVTQLVVELGAARLVTWTLHASLDVRLGVPFVVRQADGDDRPADPDEPEQLAPLLTLVGRWLETLTATADGALVLAFSDGTELRIAADPRYEAWQVQGGGALEGLAYVGRPGGGTPW
- a CDS encoding DinB family protein; translation: MTAPKLEVWQRGPVAGVPALLQPAAHAMLQAREELEAIARGLTTEQLWARPAGVAAVGFHVAHVAGVLDRLLTYARGESLSREQRVALGAEPEPGDPPRDAAALLDALARAVDRALDQLRATDPATLVEPRELGRLKIPTTVGGLLFHAAEHAQRHVGQALVTARVASGGA
- a CDS encoding MFS transporter; its protein translation is MSSVSIRGAHDPYAALRIPNFRWYTLGALALTLSGQVQELVVSWQVYDVTHDPLSLGLIGLAEALPFIAVALVAGHVADHIDRRRLALLSTAVLLGCAVALLALALFPLPPRTFVRLVYAIIFVSGIGRSFLQPARVALSSELVPRETLPNAVTWRSVTWQIAAVGGPALGGLLYGFAGATPAYVICVVLMVLACGAFWLMRHRSPAREHAAVPIAESLGVGLRFLKAQPVILGAMTLDLFSVLFGGATALLPVFADQILHVGPKGLGVLRAAPAAGAVLMSLALAHRPPFRRAGRALLVAVALFGCSMVGFGLSRSFALSVALLFFSGIVDMVSVVIRSTLLQVFTPEQLLGRVSSVNQIFIGSSNEIGAFESGVAAKLLGAAPSVVFGGAATLVVVAAIGWGVPTLRRLRGIEPPPTAAATA
- a CDS encoding outer membrane lipoprotein-sorting protein — protein: MPSPRLLPGRRLAMGLAFAAVASGACARARPTPAPAEVRITSGEQLLGAMHDRYAGKWYRTMTFRQTTTQVPPQGGAERKSTWYETMMLPGRLRIDTDLERGGGTLYANDSTYLILNNALRRSFAGRNPLLVLGFDVYGQPATRTAAILKDLGFPMSPVRDGVWEGRPVWIVGGSGATDLHSPQIWVDKERLVFVRLLQPFVGDTTKTSDIRFTDYRPAGNGWVAARVEAYVGDQRTLVEEYSDIRVDPPVSETMFDPRKWNAAPHWAKSK
- a CDS encoding GNAT family N-acetyltransferase, which encodes MSAPRFRVAEPADAEQLIGLMVRTFRETYSSDHFGICRPADVEEYIAEYFGPEVQQAELADPAMRTILADCDGELAGYGQLRLGSASPAAPGPRPCEVARFYVDRPWQGRGLAAQLMRECIRAAGDADPLWLGVYEHNRRARAFYAKCGFVPVGRSTFRMGGDVQDDCILALQPNRP
- a CDS encoding amidase, with the translated sequence MDRRAFVAAVAISGLGTRDSGLAPPESRVPSPESRVPGPELEEATLDDLQGMMASGRHTSRSITQLYLDRIATLDRADGDRPGVNSVIELNPDALQIADAMDAERKAGRVRGPLHGVPVLVKDNIDTADRMETTAGSLALVGAAKPKDAFVAERLRAAGAVLLGKTNLSEWANFRSTHSVSGWSGRGGQTRNPYALDRNPCGSSSGSGAAASASFCAVAVGTETDGSVVCPSSTNGLVGIKPTLGLVSRAGIVPIAHSQDTAGPMTRTVRDAAILLGVLAGADPRDPLTASSRGHAERDYTRHLDANGLKGARIGVSRKSMGFSRDVDRLVEDALDVMKRAGATIVDPANLPTDGQFDAAEGEVLRYEFKADLNAYLAARGVRLDGAPATLQSLIDWNARHADREMPYFGQELFEQSQAKGPLTTPAYRSALAKSKRLAGTEGIDAALRAHRLDALVAPTGQPAWTIDLLNGDHFTGGYSSASAVAGYAHVTVPAGMVHGLPVGLSFFAGAWSEPTLLRLAYAFEQATKHRRAPRFLASANLAE
- a CDS encoding DUF4397 domain-containing protein, which gives rise to MTDAHRSAALALLLVAAAVGCSDAPSAAGPGHAELRVVNGATTPVEVWADGMALLGRLEPATISPVLPLAPGSRRLELRPIGGGTAATTQLEASTAAPLLVAALGTTTGSVSAVALADTGAIPAPGTAKLQAVHLAAKAPAIYVWRKQADFPTPVTFMFPHPYGASTSYIQAPPGTWEVYVTPAGATSVTASNTLAHIAIPIAANQARRVAVLDSANTVRIVPLDTP